In a genomic window of Nocardiopsis mwathae:
- a CDS encoding iron chelate uptake ABC transporter family permease subunit, whose translation MSVTAHSQERSVADPEERTERRGPRPVVRRLGIAVALLALAAVVLLSIAAGAQDIPLRTVWEVLRHPDGSRDAVIVHDYRIPRTVLGALVGIALGLSGALMQALTRNPLADPGILGVSLGASTGVVVAIAFCGVSAVSGYVWFAFAGAVIASAAVYAIGSTGGRAATPDRLVLAGAAITAVLFAFNTAVLMVDPRAFDEFRFWNVGSLAGRYLDVLLPVAPFIIAGGIIALALARPLNALALGDQLGTALGVRIRRTRVLGAIAIMLLCGAATAAAGPITFVGLAVPHIARLIVGPDQRWVLAYSLLLAPILLLGSDVLGRVLGAPGELQVGIVTAFVGAPVFIALCRRRRPAAL comes from the coding sequence GTGTCGGTCACCGCTCACTCACAGGAGAGGAGCGTCGCCGACCCCGAGGAGCGCACGGAGCGCCGGGGCCCCCGTCCCGTGGTCCGGCGGCTGGGGATAGCGGTGGCCCTCCTCGCGCTGGCGGCCGTAGTCCTGCTCAGCATCGCCGCGGGCGCCCAGGACATCCCGCTGCGCACGGTGTGGGAGGTACTCCGGCACCCAGACGGGTCGCGCGACGCCGTCATCGTGCACGACTACCGGATCCCCAGGACGGTCCTCGGCGCGCTCGTGGGCATCGCGCTGGGCCTCTCCGGTGCGCTGATGCAGGCGCTCACCCGTAACCCGCTGGCCGATCCCGGAATCCTCGGCGTGAGCCTGGGAGCCTCCACCGGGGTGGTCGTCGCGATCGCGTTCTGCGGCGTCTCGGCGGTCAGCGGATACGTCTGGTTCGCCTTCGCCGGAGCGGTGATCGCCTCCGCCGCCGTCTACGCCATCGGCTCCACCGGAGGGCGGGCCGCCACCCCCGACCGGCTCGTGCTCGCGGGCGCGGCGATCACCGCCGTGCTCTTCGCCTTCAACACCGCGGTCCTCATGGTCGATCCGCGGGCGTTCGACGAGTTCCGGTTCTGGAACGTCGGTTCGCTGGCCGGCCGCTATCTCGACGTCCTGCTGCCCGTCGCGCCGTTCATCATCGCGGGCGGCATCATCGCCCTCGCCCTCGCGCGCCCGCTGAACGCCCTGGCGCTCGGCGACCAGCTGGGAACCGCCCTGGGCGTGCGTATCCGGCGCACCCGTGTCCTGGGCGCCATCGCGATCATGCTGCTGTGCGGCGCCGCCACGGCCGCAGCCGGGCCGATCACCTTCGTGGGGCTCGCCGTCCCGCACATCGCCCGGCTGATCGTCGGCCCCGACCAGCGCTGGGTGCTGGCCTACTCCCTGCTGCTCGCCCCGATCCTGCTGCTCGGCTCCGACGTCCTGGGCCGCGTTCTCGGCGCGCCGGGCGAGCTGCAGGTCGGAATCGTCACCGCCTTCGTCGGAGCCCCCGTGTTCATCGCCCTGTGCCGTCGCCGCCGGCCGGCCGCGCTGTGA
- a CDS encoding N-acetylmuramoyl-L-alanine amidase, with amino-acid sequence MRRRNFLAAGASAGAAFAALGATAAGTRAAAADPLPAPDGTSAGHGVPQTLVERSTADTSASGMVRPESGFDYVAVRPTGGRPGDAAIRFETPGGLTDWRDLHFHADGPDDRPRTPAALAPAPEGCTGYEIRAQGTDRARCAAMNMRDGGTVRMGGRPEGELYDDTGTDPRGGRLVRYRTRAGWGADESHRFDDGGNEIWPAAYSRVQAITVHHSAWPVGDDAASNVRAIYHLHAVENGWGDVGYHLLIDPEGTVYEGRWTGNALMPIFRGVPLPGQAEAVTAGHAFQFNTGNIGICLMGDFTDGMPTPRAQNSLVRTLHALCLITGVDPVEEIEYENPVNGRKAVQQGLSRHRDWLATECPGNTFAEEFDRVIRQRVARGLPRRPS; translated from the coding sequence GTGCGACGGCGCAACTTCCTCGCGGCGGGTGCCTCCGCCGGAGCCGCGTTCGCTGCCCTCGGCGCCACGGCGGCCGGGACGCGGGCCGCGGCGGCCGACCCGCTCCCGGCACCGGACGGTACCTCCGCCGGGCACGGCGTTCCGCAGACCCTGGTCGAGCGGTCCACCGCCGACACCTCGGCGTCCGGCATGGTGCGGCCCGAGTCGGGTTTCGACTACGTCGCGGTCAGGCCGACCGGTGGCCGGCCCGGCGACGCCGCGATCCGCTTCGAGACCCCCGGCGGCCTCACCGACTGGCGGGATCTGCACTTCCACGCCGACGGGCCCGACGACAGGCCGCGGACCCCGGCGGCGCTGGCGCCCGCACCCGAGGGGTGCACGGGCTATGAGATCCGGGCGCAAGGCACCGACCGTGCCCGGTGTGCGGCGATGAACATGCGTGACGGGGGCACGGTGCGGATGGGCGGCAGGCCCGAGGGCGAACTCTACGATGACACCGGGACCGACCCCAGGGGCGGGCGGCTCGTGCGCTACCGCACCCGGGCGGGCTGGGGCGCGGACGAGTCGCACCGGTTCGACGACGGGGGCAACGAGATCTGGCCCGCGGCCTACTCCCGGGTCCAGGCCATCACCGTGCACCACAGTGCCTGGCCCGTCGGGGACGACGCCGCCTCCAACGTACGGGCGATCTACCACCTGCACGCGGTGGAGAACGGGTGGGGCGACGTCGGCTACCACCTGCTCATCGACCCGGAGGGCACGGTCTACGAGGGGCGGTGGACCGGCAACGCCCTGATGCCGATCTTCCGCGGTGTCCCGCTGCCCGGTCAGGCGGAGGCGGTGACCGCCGGCCACGCCTTCCAGTTCAACACCGGCAACATCGGCATCTGCCTGATGGGCGACTTCACCGACGGCATGCCCACCCCCAGGGCGCAGAACAGCCTGGTGCGGACGCTGCACGCGCTGTGCCTGATCACCGGGGTCGACCCGGTGGAGGAGATCGAGTACGAGAACCCGGTCAACGGGAGGAAGGCGGTCCAGCAGGGTCTGTCCCGGCACCGGGACTGGCTGGCCACCGAGTGCCCCGGTAACACCTTCGCCGAGGAGTTCGACCGGGTGATCCGCCAGCGGGTGGCCCGGGGCCTGCCCCGCCGTCCGAGCTGA
- a CDS encoding iron chelate uptake ABC transporter family permease subunit, with translation MSARPGHPPRTRSVGPAPTPAATPAGYAPLRTRGERLALRIHLRTAAACTAMALGLAGMSVLALTVGDFPLTPGEVAATLIGRGSPGHDFIVYTLRMPRLLTALFVGAALAVSGAILQRLSGNPLGSPDIIGFTNGAATGALVVIVLIGGSMLQVAAGALVGGVAAAVLIYLLAFTRGAGGRFILVGIGIAAMALAANSYLITRASLQDAMAAQAWLVGSLNAAGTEQAAAVGLALAVLLPVAVSHGRALSLLSMGDDAAKGLGVGAERSRLVLIAVSVVLAAIATAATGPILFVALAAPQLARRLTRSPGPGLVAAALMGALLLLVSDIAVQRLFTGAALPVGTATGLIGGLYLVGLLITEWRRGRG, from the coding sequence GTGAGCGCGCGGCCGGGGCACCCGCCCCGCACCCGTTCCGTCGGCCCGGCGCCGACCCCTGCCGCCACCCCCGCCGGGTACGCCCCGCTGCGCACCCGGGGCGAGCGGCTGGCACTGCGGATCCACCTGCGCACCGCCGCGGCGTGCACCGCGATGGCCCTCGGCCTGGCGGGGATGTCCGTCCTCGCCCTCACCGTCGGGGACTTCCCCCTCACCCCCGGCGAGGTGGCCGCCACCCTCATCGGGCGGGGGTCGCCCGGGCACGACTTCATCGTCTACACCCTGCGCATGCCCCGCCTGCTCACCGCGCTGTTCGTCGGCGCGGCCCTGGCGGTCAGCGGCGCCATCCTGCAGCGGCTGTCCGGCAACCCGCTGGGCAGCCCCGACATCATCGGCTTCACCAACGGCGCCGCCACCGGAGCCCTCGTCGTCATCGTGCTGATCGGCGGGAGCATGCTCCAGGTCGCGGCCGGAGCCCTGGTCGGCGGCGTGGCCGCGGCCGTGCTCATCTACCTGCTGGCCTTCACCCGCGGGGCCGGCGGCCGGTTCATCCTGGTCGGGATCGGCATCGCCGCCATGGCACTGGCCGCCAACTCCTACCTGATCACCCGGGCCAGCCTGCAGGACGCGATGGCCGCCCAGGCCTGGCTGGTCGGCAGCCTCAACGCGGCCGGGACCGAACAGGCCGCCGCGGTCGGCCTCGCCCTGGCGGTTCTGCTCCCGGTCGCGGTCTCCCACGGCCGGGCACTGTCCCTGCTCTCCATGGGCGACGACGCCGCCAAGGGGCTGGGCGTCGGTGCCGAGCGCAGCAGGCTGGTGCTGATCGCCGTCAGCGTGGTGCTGGCCGCGATCGCGACGGCCGCCACGGGGCCGATCCTGTTCGTGGCGCTGGCCGCCCCGCAGCTCGCCCGCCGCCTCACCCGCTCGCCCGGTCCCGGCCTGGTCGCGGCGGCCCTGATGGGCGCGCTGCTGCTCCTGGTGAGCGACATCGCCGTGCAGCGGCTCTTCACCGGCGCCGCCCTGCCCGTCGGCACCGCGACCGGCCTGATCGGTGGGCTGTACCTGGTCGGGCTCCTGATCACCGAGTGGCGTCGGGGCCGGGGCTGA